The Serratia rhizosphaerae genome has a segment encoding these proteins:
- the mepM gene encoding murein DD-endopeptidase MepM: MQQIVRTIALAYNNLPRPHRVMLGSLTVVTLAVAVWRPFVYHPDHNPIVKNVELESSQLHSLLPEASEPIDIDQPTPDDEIPQDELDQKVAGEEGVHEYVVSTGDTLSSILTQYGIDMSDVTLLASQNRDLRNLKIGQQLSWTVNETGDLQTLTWEVSRRETRTYERVGNNFKSSEETQEGEWSNKVISGRLNGSFVASASAAGLSRSEISAVTKALQWQLDFRKLRKGDQFAVLMSREHFEGKREQSQLLGVRMRTGGKNYYAIRAEDGKFYDRQGSGLARGFMRFPTIKQFRISSNFNPRRVNPVTGRIAPHKGVDFAMPVGTPVLAVGDGEVVIAKRSGAAGNYVAIRHGRQYTTRYMHLKKLLVKPGQKVKRGDRIALSGNTGRSTGPHLHYEFWVGKQAVNPLTAKLPRSEGLSGKDRREYLAQVKEVVPQLQLD, from the coding sequence GTGCAGCAGATAGTCCGAACTATCGCTCTGGCGTATAACAACCTGCCTCGGCCCCATCGCGTCATGCTGGGGTCGCTGACAGTCGTCACATTGGCCGTTGCTGTTTGGCGGCCTTTTGTTTATCACCCAGACCATAACCCCATCGTTAAGAACGTCGAACTAGAGTCCAGCCAGCTGCATTCGCTGTTGCCTGAGGCCAGTGAACCCATCGATATCGATCAACCCACCCCGGATGATGAAATCCCGCAGGATGAGCTGGACCAAAAGGTCGCCGGCGAGGAGGGTGTGCATGAATACGTGGTCTCTACCGGTGATACCCTGAGCAGCATTCTGACCCAGTACGGCATCGACATGTCGGACGTCACGCTGTTGGCTTCGCAAAACCGCGACCTGCGTAACTTGAAAATCGGCCAGCAGCTCTCCTGGACGGTGAACGAAACCGGCGATCTGCAAACGCTGACCTGGGAAGTTTCCCGCCGCGAAACCCGTACTTATGAGCGCGTTGGCAACAATTTCAAATCCAGCGAAGAAACTCAGGAAGGCGAGTGGAGCAACAAGGTCATCAGCGGCCGTCTGAACGGTAGCTTTGTCGCCAGCGCTTCCGCTGCCGGACTGAGCCGTTCTGAAATCAGCGCGGTGACCAAGGCGCTGCAGTGGCAGCTGGATTTCCGCAAGCTGCGCAAAGGCGACCAGTTTGCGGTGCTGATGTCGCGCGAGCATTTTGAAGGCAAGCGTGAACAGAGCCAACTGCTGGGCGTACGTATGCGCACCGGCGGTAAAAACTACTACGCCATTCGCGCCGAGGACGGCAAGTTCTACGATCGTCAGGGCTCAGGCCTGGCGCGCGGCTTTATGCGTTTCCCGACCATAAAGCAGTTCCGTATCTCCTCCAACTTTAACCCGCGCCGCGTTAACCCGGTCACCGGACGCATTGCGCCGCATAAAGGCGTCGATTTTGCCATGCCGGTCGGTACGCCGGTGCTGGCCGTAGGCGATGGTGAGGTGGTTATCGCCAAGCGCAGCGGCGCGGCGGGCAACTATGTGGCTATCCGCCATGGCCGCCAATACACCACGCGCTATATGCACCTGAAGAAGCTGCTGGTGAAGCCGGGTCAGAAAGTAAAACGCGGCGATCGCATCGCGCTTTCCGGCAATACCGGGCGTTCTACCGGCCCGCACCTGCACTATGAGTTCTGGGTCGGCAAGCAGGCGGTGAACCCGCTGACGGCCAAGCTGCCGCGTTCTGAAGGTCTGAGCGGTAAAGATCGCCGTGAATACCTGGCGCAGGTGAAAGAAGTGGTGCCGCAGTTGCAGCTGGACTGA
- the lpxM gene encoding lauroyl-Kdo(2)-lipid IV(A) myristoyltransferase (LpxM is lauroyl-Kdo(2)-lipid IV(A) myristoyltransferase, an enzyme characterized in Escherichia coli and involved in biosynthesis of the form of lipid A found in that species and some closely related species.) yields the protein MQNEKKSNVEFIPQFQKAFFHPRYWGVWLGTGLMAGVSLIPARMRDPLLGGLGRLAGRVAKGARRRARVNLLYCLPEVPESDREHIIDEMFATAPQSMVLMAELACTNPQRVLKRVRWHGEEVLDKIRAEGRNVIFLVPHGWAVDVPAMLMAARGQPMAAMFHNQRNQLVDYLWNAVRRKFGGRMHARNDGIKPFISSVRQGYWGYYLPDQDHGAEHSEFVDFFATYKATLPAVGRLMKVCRAAIVPLFPVYDGKTSMLDIYIREPMDDLAQADDNRIARRMNEEVENLVGPNPEQYTWILKLLKTRKEGEIEPYSRDDLYR from the coding sequence ATGCAAAACGAAAAAAAGTCGAACGTAGAATTTATCCCGCAGTTTCAAAAAGCCTTCTTCCATCCGCGCTACTGGGGCGTTTGGCTGGGAACGGGGCTGATGGCCGGCGTCTCGCTGATACCTGCGCGGATGCGCGACCCGCTGCTGGGCGGTTTGGGCCGCTTGGCCGGTCGGGTGGCGAAAGGCGCCCGCCGTCGCGCCCGTGTTAATCTGTTGTATTGCCTGCCGGAAGTGCCGGAAAGCGATCGCGAACATATCATTGACGAGATGTTCGCCACCGCGCCGCAGTCGATGGTGCTGATGGCGGAGCTGGCCTGCACCAATCCGCAGCGGGTACTGAAGCGCGTGCGTTGGCACGGTGAAGAGGTGCTGGATAAGATCCGTGCAGAAGGGCGCAACGTTATTTTCCTGGTGCCGCATGGCTGGGCGGTGGATGTGCCGGCGATGCTGATGGCGGCGCGTGGTCAACCGATGGCGGCGATGTTCCATAACCAGCGTAACCAACTGGTGGATTACCTGTGGAATGCGGTAAGGCGCAAATTTGGCGGCCGGATGCATGCGCGCAACGATGGTATTAAACCCTTTATCAGTTCGGTTCGCCAAGGGTACTGGGGCTATTATCTGCCGGATCAGGATCATGGTGCGGAGCACAGCGAGTTTGTCGACTTCTTCGCCACCTATAAGGCGACGCTGCCGGCGGTCGGACGCCTGATGAAAGTGTGCCGCGCGGCGATCGTGCCGTTATTCCCGGTGTATGACGGTAAAACCAGCATGCTGGATATCTATATCCGCGAGCCAATGGACGATCTGGCGCAGGCTGACGACAACCGCATTGCCCGGCGGATGAACGAAGAGGTGGAGAACCTGGTGGGACCAAACCCTGAGCAGTACACCTGGATCCTCAAATTGCTGAAGACGCGTAAGGAAGGGGAGATTGAACCCTATTCGCGCGATGATTTATACCGCTGA
- a CDS encoding leucine-rich repeat domain-containing protein: protein MLHQHTSHPYTNRSVSLELDGQQLDKLDTAMLAGTGLRKISLYNNQLKVFPPEIVNHSQLQVLNISVNQLTAVPDGIVQLRQLEMLDLGHNQLSVIPGEIGQLNALKYLYLSDNQLSALPASLSELTALRYLNATDNRLTTLPDALCRLTSLQELRLYHNQIAHLPESIHRLSLLRELHLMHNQLTSLPTSFGELGTLNILDVSNNVITHLPDTFCQLSQLCELNLRFNQLTQLPENIGQLSKLQTLDLRANRLTTLPASLAEMKSLRRLDLRWNDFTRYPAVLDLLIERGCMVHA from the coding sequence GTGCTGCATCAACATACCTCACATCCCTACACCAATCGTTCCGTAAGCTTAGAACTGGACGGCCAACAGCTCGACAAGCTTGATACCGCCATGCTGGCAGGAACGGGGCTACGCAAGATAAGTCTCTATAATAACCAACTGAAAGTATTTCCGCCGGAGATCGTCAACCACAGCCAACTGCAAGTGCTGAATATTTCCGTGAATCAGTTAACTGCTGTGCCGGATGGAATTGTTCAGCTGCGGCAATTGGAAATGCTCGATCTGGGACACAACCAACTCAGCGTGATCCCTGGCGAAATCGGCCAGCTCAACGCGTTGAAATACCTTTACCTCAGCGACAACCAGCTCAGTGCCTTGCCGGCATCCTTATCCGAATTAACAGCGCTACGCTATCTGAACGCAACTGACAATCGCCTGACCACCCTGCCGGACGCCCTTTGTCGGCTCACGTCGTTGCAAGAGCTCAGGCTTTACCATAATCAGATCGCTCATCTGCCTGAATCCATCCATCGGCTGTCACTGCTGCGGGAATTACATCTGATGCACAATCAGTTAACGTCATTGCCGACCAGCTTTGGTGAGTTAGGCACGCTTAACATATTGGATGTCTCCAACAACGTCATTACCCACCTGCCGGATACGTTCTGTCAGCTTTCCCAACTGTGTGAGCTTAATTTGCGCTTTAATCAGCTCACTCAGCTGCCCGAAAACATAGGACAGCTGAGCAAGTTGCAAACTCTGGATCTGCGCGCTAATCGGCTCACGACGTTGCCGGCCAGTCTGGCCGAGATGAAAAGTTTGCGCCGGCTTGATTTACGCTGGAATGACTTCACCCGCTATCCTGCGGTTCTCGACCTGCTGATCGAACGCGGGTGTATGGTGCACGCGTAA
- the pyk gene encoding pyruvate kinase, whose protein sequence is MSRRLRRTKIVTTLGPATDRDNNLEKIIAAGANVVRLNFSHGNAEDHLARADKVREIAAKLGRHVAILGDLQGPKIRVSTFKEGKVFLNVGDKFLLDAEMAKGEGDKEKVGIDYKGLPADVVPGDVLLLDDGRVQLKVLEVQGMKVFTEVTVGGPLSNNKGINKLGGGLSAAALTEKDKADIVTAAKIDVDYLAVSFPRTGEDLHYARRLARDAGCNAKIVAKVERAEAVCDEEAMDDIILASDVVMVARGDLGVEIGDPELVGIQKTLIRRARTLNRAVITATQMMESMITNPMPTRAEVMDVANAVLDGTDAVMLSAETAAGQYPAETVAAMARVCLGAEKIPSINVSKHRLDVQFDNIEEAIAMSSMYAANHLKGVTAIIAMTESGRTALMMSRISSGLPIFAMSRHEHTLNLAALYRGVTPVYFDSHTDGVAAANDAINRLRDKGYLLSGDLVLVTQGDVMGTVGTTNTSRILRIE, encoded by the coding sequence ATGTCCAGACGGCTCAGAAGAACCAAAATCGTTACTACACTGGGTCCGGCTACCGACCGCGACAATAATCTGGAAAAGATCATTGCTGCCGGCGCCAACGTAGTCCGGCTTAATTTTTCCCATGGCAATGCGGAAGACCACCTGGCACGCGCAGATAAAGTTCGCGAAATCGCCGCCAAGCTGGGTCGGCACGTTGCTATTCTCGGCGATCTTCAGGGGCCAAAAATCCGTGTATCCACCTTCAAGGAAGGCAAGGTCTTCCTGAATGTTGGTGATAAATTCCTGCTCGATGCCGAAATGGCGAAAGGCGAAGGCGATAAAGAAAAAGTCGGCATCGACTATAAAGGCCTGCCTGCCGATGTGGTGCCGGGCGATGTGCTGCTGCTCGACGACGGACGCGTGCAGCTGAAGGTGCTGGAAGTTCAGGGCATGAAAGTGTTCACCGAAGTCACCGTCGGCGGCCCGCTGTCCAACAACAAAGGCATCAACAAGCTGGGCGGCGGTCTGTCTGCCGCGGCGCTGACAGAGAAAGACAAGGCCGACATCGTCACCGCCGCTAAAATTGACGTGGACTATCTGGCCGTTTCCTTCCCGCGTACCGGCGAAGACTTGCACTATGCACGCCGTCTGGCGCGTGATGCTGGCTGCAACGCCAAAATCGTCGCCAAGGTTGAACGTGCGGAAGCCGTCTGCGATGAAGAAGCGATGGACGATATTATCCTGGCATCCGACGTGGTGATGGTGGCACGCGGTGACCTGGGAGTGGAAATCGGCGATCCGGAACTGGTAGGCATTCAGAAAACGCTGATCCGCCGCGCCCGTACGCTGAACCGCGCGGTCATCACCGCCACCCAGATGATGGAATCGATGATTACCAACCCGATGCCAACCCGTGCGGAAGTGATGGACGTAGCGAACGCCGTACTGGACGGCACCGATGCGGTCATGCTGTCAGCGGAAACCGCTGCCGGTCAATACCCGGCGGAAACCGTCGCCGCTATGGCGCGCGTGTGTCTCGGTGCGGAAAAAATCCCCAGCATCAATGTTTCCAAACACCGTCTGGACGTACAGTTCGACAACATCGAAGAGGCGATCGCCATGTCTTCGATGTACGCCGCCAACCATCTGAAAGGGGTAACGGCAATTATCGCCATGACTGAATCCGGTCGCACCGCGCTGATGATGTCCCGCATCAGCTCCGGCCTGCCGATTTTCGCCATGTCGCGCCATGAGCACACGTTAAACCTGGCCGCTCTATACCGTGGCGTCACGCCGGTCTATTTCGACAGCCACACCGACGGCGTAGCCGCCGCCAATGACGCCATCAACCGTCTGCGCGACAAAGGCTACCTGCTGTCCGGCGACCTGGTGCTGGTCACGCAAGGCGACGTGATGGGCACCGTCGGCACTACCAATACCAGCCGTATCCTGCGTATTGAGTGA
- a CDS encoding MurR/RpiR family transcriptional regulator — MNTLEKIHSHLEQLSKSERKVAEVILASPQTAIHSSIATLARMADVSEPTVNRFCRRLDTKGFPDFKLHLAQSLANGTPYVNRNVEEDDSVEAYTSKIFESVMASLDTVKANLDIAAINRAVDLLTQAKKISFFGLGASAAVAHDAMNKFFRFNIPVAYFDDIVMQRMSCMNSGEGDVVVLISHTGRTKNLVEMARLARDNDAAVIAVTSHDSPLAREATLALLLDVPEDTDVYMPMVSRIAQLTLIDVLATGFTLRRGDKFRDNLKRVKEALKESRFDKDVEIPNNFES, encoded by the coding sequence ATGAATACGCTGGAAAAAATTCACAGCCATTTAGAGCAGCTGAGCAAATCCGAAAGAAAAGTCGCCGAGGTGATCCTCGCATCGCCACAGACGGCGATCCATTCCAGCATCGCCACGCTGGCGCGTATGGCCGACGTTAGCGAGCCAACGGTAAACCGCTTTTGCCGCCGTCTTGATACCAAAGGTTTTCCCGATTTTAAACTGCATCTGGCACAGAGCCTGGCGAATGGCACGCCCTACGTCAATCGCAACGTCGAAGAAGACGACAGCGTCGAGGCCTACACCAGTAAAATTTTTGAATCGGTGATGGCCAGCCTGGATACAGTAAAGGCAAATTTAGATATCGCCGCCATAAATCGTGCGGTTGACCTGCTGACCCAGGCGAAAAAAATCTCCTTCTTTGGCCTCGGCGCCTCTGCGGCGGTTGCTCACGATGCCATGAACAAGTTCTTCCGCTTCAATATTCCGGTCGCCTACTTCGACGATATCGTGATGCAGCGCATGAGCTGCATGAACTCCGGCGAAGGCGATGTGGTAGTGTTGATTTCACACACCGGCCGCACCAAGAACCTGGTGGAAATGGCGCGTCTGGCGCGCGACAACGATGCCGCGGTGATCGCCGTCACCTCCCATGACTCGCCATTGGCGCGCGAAGCGACGCTGGCGCTGCTGCTCGACGTGCCGGAAGATACCGACGTCTACATGCCGATGGTGTCGCGCATCGCTCAGCTTACGCTGATTGACGTGCTGGCGACCGGTTTTACCCTGCGCCGCGGGGATAAATTCAGAGATAACTTGAAGCGGGTCAAGGAAGCGTTGAAAGAATCGCGCTTTGATAAAGACGTAGAGATTCCCAACAATTTCGAGTCATAA